CGAGAAACTGTAAAACTGACATCGGTTTTTCCTTCTTTTGAAATATTTTGAACAATCACATCGACATTAATATGAGCTGCTGCCAATGGGGAGAAAATACGTGACGCGACACCAGGCTGATCTGGAACATTGCGTACCGTTAATTTAACTTCATCTTTGCTGTGCGATATCCCACATACAGCCAAATGTTCAATATGTTTGTCTTCTTCTTTAACTAGCGTGCCTTCGTCATTGCTAAAAGTTGAACGAACACGCAAAGGAATCTTGTGATTCATAGCTAACTCCACGCTGCGAATTTGCAGTACTTTCGACCCCTGCGATGCCATTTCCATCATTTCTTCAAATGAAATTTCATTGAGTTTACGAGCCGTTTTGCAAATATTGGGATCGGCAGTATAAACCCCTAAAACATCGGTGCAAATTTGACATTCATCGGCTTTCAGAGCGGCTGCTAAAGCCACCCCACTCGTGTCACCTCCACCACGACCAAGAGTTGTTAAATTACCTTCGTCATCAATACCTTGAAAACCTGTCGCCACAACTATGGCGCCGCTATTTAAAGCTTCATCAATTGCCTTACGGTCGATACTTCTGATGCGAGCACGAGAAAAAACACCATCAGTACGAAGTTTCATCTGCTGTGCTGTTAGTGATATTGCTGATACACCAAGATTTTTAAGTGCAATGGCTAATAAAGCCGCTGAAGCTTGCTCACCTGTAGCTAGTAACTGATCCAATTCACGCAAATCTGGTCTATCGCTGATACCATTGGCAAGACCTATTAAACGATCGGTTTCGCCCTGCATTGCAGAAACAACCACAACCAAATGAATGTCATCTGCTTTAGAATCAATAATACGCTGGGCAACTTTGCCAATTTTTTCTAATGTTCCTACCGAACTTCCGCCGTATTTTTGAACAATTAGCCTCATACTTCGCTCTTTTTTTTAAGTACCTTAATTTTTTATTCAGATACCACCCTTTTTTTAAGCCTTGCTTTGCCTCTACTTCTGGTCCGCCGTCAAGAGGACAACAAATGAATTGCATAGTTTAGCTAATAGTTACTGGCTGAAAAGTCGTAACAGAGTTACTCTTAAATTATGTCGCGTCAGACTAGATCAGGCACAAAAATAAAATCAAAAACCAACATGCAAAGCCCAGTTACCCCCAAAAAAAACAGTGCAAAACGAAAAAACAATAATCTTAGCAAAATAAGCGTAGATGAATCCCAACGACTGCGTACACGCGTAGCTAAGCTTGAAAGCCTATTAGATGTAGCAAAAGCCATGACCGCTGAGCGCAATCTTGACGCACTGCTGCATATAATCCTTAGCGCTGCTGTACGAGTGGTTGATGCTGATCGCTGTACTTTATGGATTGTCGATCGTAAACGTAATGAACTTTGGACCAAAGTTGCACATGGCTTAGCTGACGGCGCTTGCATTAGAGTGCCAATTGGGGTCGGTATAGCCGGGCAAGTCGCACAAACAGCAAAGTTAATAAATATTCCTGATGCCTATGCCGATGAGCGTTTTAATCGAGAAGTAGATAAAAATACCGGCTATCTCACCCGAAATTTGTTAGGCGTACCTATGTATTGCACAACCGGTGAAGTTACCGGCGTCTTGCAAGCGCTAAATAAAAAAGACGGACCTTTCACTTCTGAAGATGAAGATCTGCTTATTGCGCTTGGTTCTAATGCCGCTGCCGCTATTGAAAATGCTTTATTATATGAAGATATTGATCGACTATTTGAAGGATTTGTCAAAGCCTCAGTGGTGGCTATCGAAAGCCGAGATCCCACTACTTCTGGTCACTCTGAGCGTGTAGCAAAACTTACTGTTGCCATTGCTGAAAATGTAGATCGTGTAACTATAGGTACTTATGCCGCTTTGCGCTTCAGTAGAGAGCAAATACGCGAACTACGCTATGCGGCACTACTTCATGATTTTGGTAAAGTTGGCGTACGTGAAAATGTTCTTACAAAAGCTGATAAATTATTTGATAGCGAGTTATCTATAATTGAAACACGCTTTTTTGCGTTGCTAGCACAGCGTGAAAATCAATACTTAAAATCTTTAATTGTTTCTTTGCAAAATGGCGCCTCAATACCTGAAAACGCCCTTATTCATCTCAATACTGAGATGAAAAAAATAAAAGATTTGTTAGATTTTATTCGTCAATGTAATAAGCCGACCGTTTTAGCTGCCGGAAGTTTTGAAAAACTAAATGAAATTGCGGCAATAACTTATACTGATATTCAAAATCAAACCAAGCCCTTATTATTAGCAAATGAATTAGAACGATTATCAATTCCCAAAGGTTCATTAGATGCTAATGAGCGTCATGAAATAGAATCGCACGTTACTCATACTTTTCGTTTTCTATCCCTAATTCCTTGGACACGAAGCTTGCACGATGTTCCCCAAATAGCTTATGCGCATCATGAAGCATTAGATGGTACCGGATATCCACGACATCTCGAAGCTTCAAATATACCTATTCAATCCCGCATAATGTCTATTGCAGATATCTATGATGCACTGACTGCTAGCGATCGCCCCTACAAAAAAGCTGTATCTCATGAGTTGGCGTTAAACATTATTTCGAGTGATGCAAAAAAAGGGAAACTTGATCAAGATCTATTTGATATATTTGTATCTATCGGTTTATCATGCGATAATATCGCTTTAATTTAAAATGCCAATGGCGATAGCATGACGCAACTCATACTTACCACCCCTAAAAACCTATTTAATGAAGAACTGTTAGCACGTCGTCTTGCGATTGCTTCATTAGTAATTCTTGAAGCTACCGGCGCCAAACAAGCTCGTATTGATGCATCGCGACCTGACGATTTACATGTCTGCTTTAACGTTTCATGGAGTAGCTAAAAAATGCAACATTGTTACTCAGGAACAGGCAGCCCTTTTAACCTTCGTTGATTACGAAAGTCATCGATCACACTTAAAAATGCTTTTACTACTTGGGGATCAAATTGACGGCCACTACATCTTTTAAATTCAGCAACTGCAATATCGTGAGGTAGAGCTTTACGATATGGGCGATTAGAAGTCATCGCGTCATAACTATCAGCTACTGCAAGAATACGCGCTTCAAGTGGAATAGCTGTACCTGCAAGACCTTCTGGGTAGCCTGAACCATCCCAAGCTTCATGATGATAGTACACACATGCGACAAGATGGTTTAAAAAAGATATTGGTTCAATAATGCGTTTGCCTTGAACAGGATGAGACTTGAACATTAAATATTCAGCTGGTGTTAACTTCTGCGGCTTATTCAAATCAACTGAACGAATGCCAATTTTGCCAACGTCATGTAGCAAACCACCATGCTGTAGCTTATCAACCTCAATTATGGGTAAATTCATAGATTTAGCGATCATACGCGCATACATTGCTACACGATCAGAATGGCCATGAGTATAGGTGTCTTTAGCTTCTAACGCGCGAGCAAAGCTTTCAATGGTTTGGGTAAAAGTTTCTTGCAGATTTTTATAGATACGTGCGGTTTCAATGGCATTTGCAGCTCGACCACCAAAAATAGATAAGCCTTTACGCTGACCTTCTGTAAAACGATGTTCGCGTCTGGTTGAAATAACACTCACTAATCCAAAGGTAGCACCACGAATTTTTAAAGGTGCTGCCATAAAACTGTGAATTGCATAATTACTATTCTCATGTTCTTCAATCCAATTGCAGACATCATTACCATGAGCGATTATTGCATCTCCATTAATCAAACGTTCAAGAATTATTGGTGTTTTAATGTCTATCTGACTTTTACCGCCAACTATTGGGCTAATATAATTTCTGGGATTCTGTGGATCTTCTATGATTATGGCAACGCCATCAGC
The Deltaproteobacteria bacterium DNA segment above includes these coding regions:
- a CDS encoding response regulator, whose product is MGQQDKGSFYGVDVQTALASNHRFEERPRILVVDDEAVICEVLRDFLTFEGFDVSVAGSGEKALEILHNDPFYELVLTDLKMPGMGGLELMRRIDIDFSDLVTVIMTGFGTVESAIDAMKHGAFDYILKPFKPEDVVRVLRRGLEKLKLTRENVALKETIGSYELSEALSSAMPLDDQLKLIIDLVGKNFDADGVAIIIEDPQNPRNYISPIVGGKSQIDIKTPIILERLINGDAIIAHGNDVCNWIEEHENSNYAIHSFMAAPLKIRGATFGLVSVISTRREHRFTEGQRKGLSIFGGRAANAIETARIYKNLQETFTQTIESFARALEAKDTYTHGHSDRVAMYARMIAKSMNLPIIEVDKLQHGGLLHDVGKIGIRSVDLNKPQKLTPAEYLMFKSHPVQGKRIIEPISFLNHLVACVYYHHEAWDGSGYPEGLAGTAIPLEARILAVADSYDAMTSNRPYRKALPHDIAVAEFKRCSGRQFDPQVVKAFLSVIDDFRNQRRLKGLPVPE
- a CDS encoding aspartate kinase — encoded protein: MRLIVQKYGGSSVGTLEKIGKVAQRIIDSKADDIHLVVVVSAMQGETDRLIGLANGISDRPDLRELDQLLATGEQASAALLAIALKNLGVSAISLTAQQMKLRTDGVFSRARIRSIDRKAIDEALNSGAIVVATGFQGIDDEGNLTTLGRGGGDTSGVALAAALKADECQICTDVLGVYTADPNICKTARKLNEISFEEMMEMASQGSKVLQIRSVELAMNHKIPLRVRSTFSNDEGTLVKEEDKHIEHLAVCGISHSKDEVKLTVRNVPDQPGVASRIFSPLAAAHINVDVIVQNISKEGKTDVSFTVSRADGAAAEDILRRVTEEIGGGVIDIDNKVGKVSIVGVGMRSHPGVAAQMFETLASAGINIEIITTSEIKVTCVIQREQMADAVRVLHEAFELDRAKPSQRLITPAEVETKVKSKGKTKAKAKAKKPAVVKTQSKQVKKKK
- a CDS encoding GAF domain-containing protein, with product MQSPVTPKKNSAKRKNNNLSKISVDESQRLRTRVAKLESLLDVAKAMTAERNLDALLHIILSAAVRVVDADRCTLWIVDRKRNELWTKVAHGLADGACIRVPIGVGIAGQVAQTAKLINIPDAYADERFNREVDKNTGYLTRNLLGVPMYCTTGEVTGVLQALNKKDGPFTSEDEDLLIALGSNAAAAIENALLYEDIDRLFEGFVKASVVAIESRDPTTSGHSERVAKLTVAIAENVDRVTIGTYAALRFSREQIRELRYAALLHDFGKVGVRENVLTKADKLFDSELSIIETRFFALLAQRENQYLKSLIVSLQNGASIPENALIHLNTEMKKIKDLLDFIRQCNKPTVLAAGSFEKLNEIAAITYTDIQNQTKPLLLANELERLSIPKGSLDANERHEIESHVTHTFRFLSLIPWTRSLHDVPQIAYAHHEALDGTGYPRHLEASNIPIQSRIMSIADIYDALTASDRPYKKAVSHELALNIISSDAKKGKLDQDLFDIFVSIGLSCDNIALI